The genomic region GTCGAGTTGCATCACTTTTCGGATGCGAGTAGCTATGGTTACGGTCAATGTTCATACATCCGAGTTGTGAGTGAAGATAAAGTTCATTGCTCTCTAATCATAGGCAAAGCCAGAGTCGCTCCCACAAAAGTTGTAACCATACCAAGACTTGAGTTAACAGCTGCCGTGGTGTCAGCAGCAGTCAGTAGCATGTTAAAAGAGGAGCTGGAAAATCTCAAAGTTGACCAGGAATACTTTTGGACAGACTCAAAAGTAGTTCTAGGCTACATTGCTAATGAAGCCCGTAGGTTTCATGTTTTTGTCGCAAATAGAGTACAGAGAATCAGAGACACAACAGATCCAGCTCAGTGGTACTACATTGATACAGATCAAAATCCGGCTGATCATGCCTCTAGAGGCCTCAAGGTAGCAGACTTGATCAATTCCAATTGGTTTACTGGACCAAAATTCCTCTGGGAGAGAGAAATTGCCACACCAAAAACAAATCCAGAGCTTATGGTAGGAGATCCtgagataaaaacaacacaagcacTGCAAATCAATGTAGTCAAGGAAGAGAATTTCCTGGAGAGATTTGAAAGATTCTCTAAGTGGCATACTGCATTGAACGTTGTAGCTCGAATCCTACGGCTagcacaaaaagacaaatcacCAGAGCTCATAACAGTTGAAGAAAGGAGAAAAGCTAGTTTAGTGCTTGTGAGATTAGCACAGAGAAATGCCTTTAAAGAGGagatacagaagcttaagcaggGAAAATTGTCACATAACAATCAGTTGTTTCAGTTTGATCCAGTGCTGCAGGAGGGTGTCCTCAGGGTGGGAGGGAGATTAAAAGCAGCTTCCTTGCCTCTTGACCGGAAACATCCTGCCATCTTGCCAAAAGATGGTGTTGTCACACGCCTGATCCTGGACTACTGTCATGAAAAAACTCAGCATCAAGGCAGAGGTCAAACCCTCAATGAATTGAGAGCAAATGGCTACTGGATTCTTGGTGGCAGTAAGGTTGTggcaaatcaaatcaaacaatgtGTCCCATGCAGAAGACCTCGCAGGcctacagaaacacaaaaaatggcTGATCTACCTGTGAATCGTATCGATCCCTCACCACCGTTCACATTCTGTGGGATGGACTGTTTTGGACCCTTTCCAACTAAACAGGGCCGGAAGGAAACTAAGAGATATGGTTTGATATTCACTTGTTTGTCATCAAGAGCCATCCACATTGAAATGCTTGAGGATCTAACAACAGATGCATTCATTAATGCTTTGAGATGTTTTATAGCTATCCAAGGACCCGTAAgagagatcagatcagatcaagGAACAAATTTTGTAGGGGCTAGAAACGAACTCTCAAAGACTCTAAAAGAAATGGACAAAGACAGAGTGACTGCTTATTTAGCAGAGAAGCAGTGTGACCTCGTAATGAATGTACCTGATGCTAGTCACATGGGAGGTGTATGGGAACGGCAGATTAGGACAGTGAGGAGTGTTATGACTTGGGCCCTCTCAAAGAGTGTTGGGAGGTTGGATGATGCATCCTTGAGAACATTTTTCTATGAAGCCATGTCAATAATAAACAGCCGCCCACTCACTATTGACAGCATCAGTGATCCTAAAGGTAAGGAGACACTAACACCAAACCACTTGCTCACCATGAAAACCTCTGTCCCCCTGCCTCCTCCAGGAAAGTTCGAGGCAGAATATCTGTACGCTAAGAAAAGGTGGCGCAGAGTACAATATTTGTCCGAACAATTCTGGTGTAGGTGGAAGAAAGAATATTTGGCAAACATCACTCTAAGGCAAAGGTGGCATTCTCCACGACGCAATGTTAAGATTGGAGATGTTGTCATTCTCAGAGAAGAGGGACCTTCTCGCAATGAATGGAGACTGGGAAGAGTACTAAGTGTTTGTGCAGATGATGATGGTCTGGTGCGTAAAGCCACCATACAAATAGGTAACAAAAAACTAGGAAAAGAAGGTCAAAGGCTCACTAATCCATCCATTATTGAGCGTCCTATTCATAAACTTGTTGTGTtagtggaaagtaactaaatgTATTTCCAAAGATACCAAAACAAGTAACATGTACTTATGTTAAGAGATGTAAAACCATTTGTGATCTCAAAGTTCTTCTCTCATACCTGTGTTGTGTATTGTTTGAGAAATTACTAGATTTATTCGAGGTTAAAGGTCATCATAATTCATAGTAATTGGTGGGAGTGTAACTGTTGGAGACAGTATTTCATGAGTTAACGTAGTGGTTTAAAAGGTTAATAAATAAGTATGAATTCATAAATAATTTAGAGTATTAGAATTGAGAGtgtaaagagaaagaaagagtttCAATGTGAggtctattttattttgaaacgtaCGGTCATATGACCTTGTTGTTTGAGGAATTGTGGGTAAAAAGAGACCGTGCGCTTAGAGCAAAGAGAGACCGGATACATGGCGGACGCCTGGTcagaaaagcaaacagactACACTATGTTCTAGAGGCGCACACGGTAAATATACTTTTGTTTGCCTGTGTATTATTTTGGTTATTTCTAATGggactgtattctgtttattattttgcgCTGCATTGGCCTCACttagatttttatgtttcagttttcacGGTGTCTCAAGATTGTTTGTCGTGTCGTCGTtggaggagaatgaggaggaaataaaaggaTGAATCTTGACATCAGTATGATTCGTGGCCTTTTTCAAGAACGAGTGTAGCTACAACcagtaaagaaacagtgttgagctgaggtcatgagaaagtgttaaagaactggtCAGGTCAACGTGAGGCCAAAAGGATGTGTCGAAATCTGATCACGCTTTGGGCACGGGCACAGACAGTGACCTAGGCATGTTGGATCATTATGAAATCGTCAGCCGTCATCAAGAGACTATTAGTCATTGAAcggagagatggtgggaaaatgtcctaataaggacataaaACCGTGCCACTGtccaaagcaagagagaagcGTTATGAAATCTTAATCAAGGGGTTATCAAccagtgaatggagagatgctgaaaacatgtcctaataaggacacaaAACCAAGCCAGTGTCCGAAGCAAGAGTGTATATAACCTGAGGAGCACGGACTAAAGTTGGTTCTTCCAATCACTCAAgcttgaagaaacacctgagacggagaatgtgagcagcttgaacatcgcagaaaggacttcaagaaaacttcagcagaaacagaccaaggaattaagagcacaacggattaaccatttttgccaacatgctgggaattacaatttggatattggagtacttttgttcacGCTGCTGGCGTGAAGTTTGGACATTGAGGAAGTTACGAGACCTCCGGCTGGGTTGgtgatttgcctcaaggacttggactttcagcaggaagggaaaggcaagccatggacagacctgaccctctccatctcacctaaatttaagtatttctaaccaggcctcagctcttttaggttaatttgttatttgaagtattgtgatttatcaataaggatttttgataatgattgatagtaattgaaacaagtattgcgctgtatgctttgcccttgctaaaatctatgcaataaaacctacataatatagttaaagttaaagttgtggacattgattttatgtctctttgagtgaaagtaaaagtcaggtgttaagtgtgcataatatcttaaaggttcttaaaggttactctagccaACCAAATTGAAACAGGcccttagggtttaccaaaagcccttaaaatcaaacctagcaccataccaagagcccagatcatttagaggagagctgccattaacgggcgtggctggtggctgtatctgactcaagggctattTATGTCAGGTGCTgtaccagaggaagcagggaaggcgttcggattcaggcagttagaagctaggcgagtctcctcGTTACCAGCTTAAAAATCCCTATTTAAAATTCCCACTTTTTAGCAACCTTTTATAGGTTGtagggatctaaccctttataacggagagctggtcgagtacctcctggacaggggtaaaGCTCGGGATCTTACAACGTTTAAGATCTGATTACatcagcagtgttgggcacgttacttttaaaaagtaattagttatagttactagttacttctcccaaaaagtaactgagttagtaacggaattagtCCACTATAAAattaattagttaccaggaaaagtaagtATTGTGTTACTTTGATTTCTTCctccttttgagctcggcagtcattttagctactcaGCATCTACAtctgtatttagaaaatgtctctctgcatggcggaccggctcctgttctccccgatattttgccaatgagCGCTCttaaggagtctgagtcagctgttgataacaggagcaagttctcaacaacaaacctgtctatcattgcattcagttcactCTGTGTCACTAgattttgtgaagctgttagcggagcttgtgtgtaaaccaaacattgccactgattggcttaggaactctcactcaacgttagagagccaatcaccatcacttatgcggttgtctcgcccctccctcctcccttaccGGAGGAAAAATTAAACAgttctgcagctccggtggctgagagccgagtcggtgACAACAGCCTCAGTTTGTAACgcaccacatttaatagtcggtaacggtaacggcgttgtaacgatggaaatagtaattagttagattacccgttactgaaaaaagtaacgccgattagtaacgccgtttattctaacgctgttattcccaacactgtacATCAGTACTTTCTGAGCCGGACCACAACAATAATGAGAGAGGCAACTCGGAGCAGTCGTCGGTGCTGCTACTGTTCTACTGTTAAGAGAAATTTGGCCGTCagtggagagaggaagggaagaaGTTTAACAGTGAAACCTCCTGACAGCCTCAGTCTGTCCGAGGAcactgagagagaagagatgctCATCAGTCTTTGTCCTCCTGGACCAAATGTTCTGTTAGTGAAGCCTTCAGATCTCACAGAGAAACTCTGAAGTTCATCCTGAGTTTCTTtggtcttgtttgttttatattctCATACAAATCATCATCTCTTATCTCTCTGTTAATAAATGACCTTCATGTCTGACATTCTGTTACCTGAGCACCATTTTGTAATCTGAACATAAAGGATCAGTTTAAATGTTcaggagtgtttgtttgttcataaATCTCAAGTTTCTTTAAGCTTTTAGCAAAAGCCAAAGTCCTTATAGATCATATTCAAATCCACTTCTCAGTTTCTAAGGAACTTTCCACCTCTGCTGTTACCTGACCGACACATTGTGACCTGAGAAGGAAGTTCTCATGTTCTGTATGTTTAACAGAATCAGGAGTTTATCTGAATGATGTTCAGCcttcagttttactttaaagTGCTTCAGACTGTCAGAACAAGTTAAAACAGATTGATgaggagagctgcagctggCAGGTTAGATGATGAGTCCAAAGAGTCTTTGACCTGTTAGAATATAATAAACCTGCTATCAATCTGATTCACTGATAACAACACATGTTGCTGTGTTCCAAATAACCTTGAAaccattttcctctttattacCGGCCTCCATTTGTAACCTGAAAGAATCAATCATCCAGGTTGGATGAGGAGTTTTTGTAATTATTTCAAGTAACATTTAAATTCTTCCCACAATCAACAAgatgtctgaaataaaacagattgCTGAAAGGATTCTTAGTATGAAATAAAACTGCTCAGATGACGATGAAGTGTTGGTGATTGTTAAACGTAGCTTTGTAGATTAAACAATACCAAATATGAATCTTGTTGGATGACACATTTTAGGTTTTAACATATGaagtcaaaacatttaatcatctTTGGTCTCCCAGGTTGTTATTAACAGTATAAACAGCTCATGTTATATGTTGCTATGAcgagaccacacacacacacgaccacacacacacacacacacacacacacctgcatgaaTATGACAGATGATATTAATGATCAGTGCTGTCGTGTCACTTCAGGATGAGTTCATCATTAACTCAGCTGTGTGATTCACATCATGTCTGGTAACGTCCTGCCCACTCTGCTGCAGTAAAGGTGATCTCAGGTGTGTTGGTGTCACCAGGGTGGAGTTTGATTCTGGACAGAGAACGAAGCACCTCGATGTCAGCAGGTGAGCAGACTCAGtgaaatataaatctaaatatagAAACCAGTAAATAACAGTGAATACATTCTCAAATTAAACACCTGTCGTGTGTAGTCCTCAGGTGTGTGTCGACTGTTTGCAGCACATGGACCTGATACCTGATACCTGtctgcagtgaggacacagaCTGAGCGGAGGAGACGGCTGATACTGCAGATTCACATTAAACTGGACAGAAAAGATGGCCGCCAAACCACACAAGACTTTTGCAAGAGCCGCAAACGGTAAGTAACAAGTTCATGTTAATCAACTGAAACTCATTAGAGAATAAATCAGGTTTATTTcctaataaatgaaaatgtatttatcaaacgtcctaaaaaaatatatgagaTTTTTTTTGCCATTAATTGTGAGGATGTCGTCTGATATTGTAAAGTTTGAAAGAAAGTCGTGTCTAAACTTTGatgaggtggagagagagtTATTAACTGTGTTATCAGATCCATAAACATGAATCACTCCTGAATCTAACGTACAGACTAAAGGTCAACAAGGAAGCTGATCTATGATAATCATAAAGATGATTACAGCAACAGTTAGAACAAGACaacaaacacttcctgtgttgGCCTCTGCTGAGAGCGAGAGTCACAAAGTGGAGCTGCTCAGTATCACCTGTCATCATGTGAAGTGtcagagtggaagagagagtgtgagaatATGAACAGAAGTGTTCACAGGACATAAAAACTTGATCACGAGTTGCTCTACAAATCTGTGGTTTATCAGTGAATTTTATTAATTATCTGCAGACTGGAACAGGAAGATCTTTGTTATATACTCTCATCTCCTGTTTGAAACTTCTGTGTCCTCACTGCACTGCGTCATTATAAACTATGAGGCTGTTTATTCTCGACAGTAACGTGTAATTCATGATCTGAAGgaaataactagacaattctGATGTGCACCGTGTGTAACGACCAGTGATCAgctgtcacttcctgctctataTGCAGAcaaacatcactgcatcactaGACACCATGTTTTaaccaaagacagaaagaagttaatgtaaaacatttgctgaattttcaggaaggtccaaataatgaagaattagTCAGAGAcagaagccccattcacacaggagaggacACATAAAAGCCGCAGCcgcggttcgccaattctccgccgatggtgattcacacagagtgaagcatctccgccttaaagacaaACCGCCGTGAATTCACAAAGAAAGCCGGcactgcagctcctaaagaggcgtgacagtgacgtcatgatgatgacgtcggtgtgttttcaaggtgctCCCCGGTGTCCTCCCTGTCAATCTGACTCACTCACTGAGGccgttttctgggggaaagtttaCTGAcatctcggtcgggagggctgaccatcttggtgatttattttcattacaaacactccgtgagttaaagttttttgcccgtgacagacgctgttttacgggcagaaatgtgacgaagagtcgggaggacggacgcttctcaaAGTACAGCTGCGGtatgttttcctcatataagtcaccaaagacagttacagttaataCGTTTCTTTTGTTaagtcatgtaacgttgctttgtgggacatttctctgtatttagttgagtgaaggacctgtgtggTTAACTGAGCGTCGACCGATGCCCTCGATACGCATCGCCAGCTTATCCATTtacactggttcggttctccaAAAATGCGgacctgatactacctccagaggtgtATCAGGGccggagtgaaatttcaccccttCAATCGGTGTGCTAAAGCCGCACCCAAAACCCAGTGTGAATGAGGCTAGAGTTTGACAAAGACAGACTGAAAACATTGATCAAAtgtgtgacagaaagaaaaaggtaCAAGAGGTCTGAAGAAAGTGAAGTTTTTGTTGACTAAAAGTGATAAGTTTCACGTTATAACATGATAAGTTGGTCTCGAGTGGAGGGGGCGGAAGTGTGTATTCAGCATTGATTCAGactgggttagggttatgagggcaacatccgggtcctttaGGTACACTTCTTTTTGCCGCGATCAATATCAGAACACCCtaagtactcaaactaagtatagtaagtacggaaagtatggatatcggaacacgGCAATAGATAGCGAGCAAGCGCCAGCCTCGATAAAGCCGGTTAATCAGAGGAGTAAAAAGTTATATTCTGATGGTCACATTCAGCAcatatattttgattgattgattgatttatttatggatcgaaaacacaataaaacggTAATCCAAAAGGATGACATGCAAAAGTGTACAACTTATTTCCAGCATGGTCCTTGGtgttacacataaaacaactaaaacaagaggcagacaacacagaaaacaaagaaataagaaaCGCAAAATAGAGTTGAAAACTATCTAAAATATCTTATTCCATAAAATCTGCTTAAcctgtcttttaaaaattcCGCTAGATGATGCGAGTTGAGTAGCAGTAGGTAAGCCATTCCATACCATGATCCCAGTATAGAAGAAAGAATGTTTACCTGCATTTTTCACTTTAGGTACTATGCAGGAACGAATGCTAGCCCTGGTGTTATGCTTATGCTGTGTGTGGACCATGTTTATGTTGGCATTTAAGTAGTTGGGGGCCTTACCATTAACAATGTTAAACATTGTTAATGGACACAACCCCCCTCACTCCCACCACCTAATCCAGTCTGAATCAACGCTAAATCCACACTTCCGCCCCCTCCACTCGAGACCAACTTATCACGTTGTAACAtgatattgatttttattttttgttttctggtatGGCAGCAATACCCTTCAGTACTTCTGTATACAAGTCTACTACAGTAAACGATTTTAGATGTATTGAGcaagttactttttaatttgCTAGAATTTTGAGAAAAAGTTGTCAGCTCTTGTCTGTAGACTACTTTTCACTCATATATATTGCGAGAGTCTTTTTTTGTCagtgcacttaaaatgttgaCATACACATGCACGAGACAGAAGaatgaacacaaaaaaagtgaaacactgCATTAATAATGTAGTGAAACCCATCTGGAAAAAGATTTACCttttgtaaatgtgaatgtaaatgcaAATGGTCCACCATCTTGGATGCATCTTGAGTTCAACCCTTCGTtcagccattttgtttgtagtctTCCTTTGTCCATGCCATGCTGTGTGGCACTTTGAACCCTTGCCAGCTTTTGCTTCTGTTCTCCCAGACAGATAgttattaaattaattattaatcagagttacaaactgacagttcagtatctttttatgagactgatttgatGAATTGGCTCTTTTCCCTTCATTAAGGGTGGTGCCCTGAGGTGATCTAATGAACATTACCTGGGTAACCCCAAAACTTCAGGCTAACACTCCTTCAGAGCAGGGCCAGCAAGCCCTtgaccaggggcctcatttataaaactgtgcgtaggattgacgTCATAAGGTTGAGTAGTcacgaaacacagaaagtgtgtacaatatcctgatttataaaactgtgcgcacgcacgtcctacgccgatttccctttataaatcacactccactctaaatgtggcgcacctgtgtgcgggtcataccacgcccatatttgcctatgaatattcagagaaacgcccctaattaatattcattcatgactgacagcatgccgaaagcagagagaaaggcaaaGAAGCGCAGTTCCACCCACTGTGAGGTGGAAGCTcttgtcggggaggtggagaagaagaaggttgtattatttggtggacacagtgttgggtcAGTCACCAATGACAAAAAGgctctagagtggcagcatgtggcagacaatgtaaatgctgttgccccagaaggtcggagtgtggccgaagtgaaaaaaaagtgatcagtcgtaaaagttaaagcaaaaaagtgtctggcgtcacacaggcagagcgtctgtgtgACGGGCGGGGGAACGGGCCAACCGGAGCTCACCCTGCTGGATGAACAACTGACGGGGATCatcagggaatccctcctgagtgacgtagtgatggaggtggagggggacaccggtgccggcccaattcattctcactcggtgctcttatagcaacttgagtgcagttagtggcaccgattacatttgggaaaccagacattgctgcaaattgtgcatttttatttgcctgttcaccgTATAAGGAAACATTAAactgctgcgacaaaccaattatacctccTAACACGTCTGGCATGACACGGCTAAAGgttggctgggatatccctgacctgtcagccAGTTCCCTCTGGAATGTGCCAGTTGAAACCTGAGTGTTGTGAGCACATGAAGCGGGACTGGCACGGCGTGGTTTctgcgggtgctcctctctaacgctgggcCCAATGCTGCACATAGATCCAGGAGGACAGCTCGTGGGAGTCGGAAACGTCTCATCAGCCACTCATaactgttggccagtggatcttgctggtctctgaagttccgctccctccgtatccttccgtttgccacatcctccaacagtgccaaagcagccattgtgcgctATAACGCATTGtaaatacatgcctttatatacccATCTATTAGGTAGTATCTGCTACACGTGTGAGAATTACCCTGATTGACAAACAGTCCTTCACACTAACAATATAAGATCATTATAGTCTTATAgttgtatggcaacaaaacacagttacaaagtgttttatgcgttatgcattgaaaatgGAGATGAAACGTAATGCGCtatatgatataggatattaatatattaaactgcattcatatcagtgtaaacgtaatttgctctactgttgtcttacttttgtactaaatcatatgtttcccatGTGCACTTCCCATGtgggagtttgtttgtttattcattgtagaaattgattttaaaaagaatacatttcttgcaaataaactgtttatatatgagaggtaatattactatttattttacacgatcagtatcagtttcacacagtttctcccgcttctttcttctgccatcagtggcgcagtttctccttaccccagttatgtgcgtacgcatgggtcagagtttgcgtggaggaccgcacattttcccgtcaagttctctttttataaatcctaCGGTGTGCATAGAGAGTTGCGTACACCTTCTTTTGTGCGTATgcaacgtttataaatgaggccccagggCCGGACTGGGAGACTTTTTCAGGCCAGGAGTCAGTCATGTAACCAGCAGTGTtggtcacgttacttttaaatagtaattagttatagttactggttacttctcccaaaaagtaaccctaaaaagtaattagttaccaggaaaagtaactcttgcgttactttctttctcttccccttttgagcttggcactgattttaatgtactctgcatctatgtatttagaaaatgtctttctgcatggcggaccagctcctgctctccctggtatttagccagtgaaggagtctgagtcagctgttgataacaggagcatgttctcaacaacatacctgtctatcattgcctTCAGTTCAGTCTGCGtcacaagttttagtgaagctgacatcaaaatatttttacgaaatctaaacattttttttaaaaaatcacacgCGCGGGCAGAGTGAAAGTTTTCCCGAGCAAAGAGAGAAGTGTTGCGCGAGCGAGCACTCTGCGCGCGCGcgagctgtttttctcctcgcaGGACACAATTTTGCTCCAGGGGGCAGAGATGCAGGATAAAAAATAGCTCGCCAGTGCTTGGAAAAGTGCTCAGGGAGAAAAAATGTGCGCACGGATGTTTGATTTCGCGTGCGCGATTTATGGCAGTATTCTATGCCCATAGTTTCAGCTGTTGTTTAAGTGCAGTGTGAACAGTCCTTATCAAGGCTCTATATGAACACTCATGCCTGTTCAGTTCACCATGTGGAGTGAGAAAGCTGTAGTGCTGCAGTGTGGGTCATACCAAGAAGGTTAATATGGACCATACAGTTTCCATATACAGGTGGTCTAACCTCAGTATTGCTCTTTGGATTAAAGATTGTGATTTTTGTCATAATAATCAAATATTGTATTTATCTTTGATTTCAGTGTCTGAGCGAAaggtgttttttggggggaccAGCTGGTCTTAAAGGAGAGAAGTGAGGAACTTCATACTGGGAAAAACTTTGTTCAACACTCACAAAGCACCTGCTGTCTGACAGGAAGGGGACGGACAGAGGGCCAGAAAatatttctgatctgctgcatCCCAAGA from Sparus aurata unplaced genomic scaffold, fSpaAur1.1, whole genome shotgun sequence harbors:
- the LOC115577798 gene encoding uncharacterized protein LOC115577798 isoform X2 produces the protein MSAVRTQTERRRRLILQIHIKLDRKDGRQTTQDFCKSRKRRCFTGRNVTKSREDGRFSKYSCVSERKVFFGGTSWS